The Borreliella andersonii genome has a segment encoding these proteins:
- a CDS encoding peptide ABC transporter substrate-binding protein — translation MHFNKTKKIGKKFKIVTLVMLAVSLIACSNNSEKEKLAFKVYIGGAPSSLDPHLVDETIGARILEQIFSGLLTLNTKTGKLKPGLAKNWEASKDKKTYQFYLRDNLVWSDGVEITAEGIRKSFLRILNKETGSTHVDMLKSIIKNGQEYFDGKVSDSELGIKAIDSKTLEITLTSPKPYFLELLLHHTFMPVPIHVIEKYKKNWTKPEHMVTSGPFKLKKRLPNEKIIFEKNKHYYNAKEVELDELIYITSDNDLTVYNMYKNNEVDAIFNSIPPDIVHEIKLQNDYYQYKSNAIYFYSFNTKIKPLDDVRVREALTLAIDRETLTYKVLNDGTVPTREITPDLENYNYGKKLALFDPEKSKRLLAKAGYPNGKGFPMLTLKYNTNETHKKIAEFIQNQWKKILNINLMLTNENWPVLTNSRNTGNFEIIRVGRIGEYLDPHTYFTIFTSENSQLASYGYSNLEFDKLVRESDFEKDPIKRKQLLRKAESIIIEKDFPAAPIYIYSGHYLFRNDKWTGWSPNVSEVYYLSELKPIKNAKHN, via the coding sequence ATGCATTTTAATAAAACTAAAAAAATCGGTAAAAAATTTAAAATAGTAACACTAGTTATGCTTGCTGTATCTTTAATTGCATGCAGCAATAATTCAGAAAAAGAAAAACTGGCATTTAAAGTATACATAGGAGGAGCACCTTCATCACTTGACCCACATTTAGTAGATGAGACAATCGGAGCAAGAATTTTAGAACAAATATTCTCAGGGCTTTTGACATTAAATACCAAAACAGGAAAGCTAAAGCCCGGACTTGCTAAAAATTGGGAAGCTTCAAAAGATAAAAAAACATACCAATTTTATCTAAGAGACAATCTTGTTTGGAGTGATGGTGTTGAAATTACTGCTGAAGGGATAAGAAAATCTTTTTTAAGAATTTTAAATAAAGAAACAGGTTCCACACATGTTGACATGCTTAAATCAATAATAAAAAATGGACAAGAATACTTTGATGGCAAAGTATCTGATTCTGAACTTGGAATTAAGGCAATTGATAGCAAAACACTGGAAATAACACTCACATCTCCAAAGCCATATTTCCTTGAATTACTTCTACATCACACATTCATGCCAGTACCTATTCACGTTATTGAAAAATATAAGAAAAATTGGACAAAACCTGAGCACATGGTTACTAGTGGTCCTTTTAAATTAAAAAAAAGATTACCTAATGAAAAAATTATCTTTGAAAAAAACAAGCACTATTATAATGCAAAAGAAGTAGAGCTTGATGAGCTTATCTACATTACGTCTGATAATGATCTTACTGTGTACAATATGTACAAAAACAACGAAGTTGATGCTATTTTCAACAGCATTCCACCGGATATTGTACATGAAATAAAACTACAAAATGATTATTATCAATACAAAAGCAATGCAATTTATTTTTATTCATTTAATACAAAAATAAAACCTCTTGATGATGTTAGAGTCAGAGAAGCTTTAACGTTAGCTATTGACAGAGAAACTTTAACTTACAAAGTGTTAAATGACGGTACAGTTCCTACAAGAGAAATAACCCCTGACCTTGAAAATTACAATTATGGTAAAAAATTAGCTTTATTTGATCCTGAAAAATCCAAAAGGCTTTTAGCAAAAGCCGGATATCCTAACGGAAAAGGATTTCCAATGTTAACACTGAAATATAATACAAACGAAACTCATAAAAAAATTGCTGAATTTATTCAAAATCAATGGAAAAAAATTCTAAATATAAATCTTATGCTTACTAACGAAAATTGGCCTGTTCTTACCAACAGTAGAAATACGGGCAATTTTGAGATAATAAGAGTTGGACGTATTGGGGAATATTTAGATCCACACACATACTTCACTATATTCACAAGCGAAAATTCACAACTTGCATCATACGGATATTCAAACCTAGAATTTGACAAACTCGTCAGAGAATCAGATTTTGAAAAAGATCCTATAAAAAGAAAACAACTGCTCAGAAAAGCGGAATCAATAATAATTGAAAAAGATTTTCCTGCCGCACCAATATACATATATTCCGGACACTATCTTTTTAGAAACGATAAATGGACCGGATGGAGTCCCAACGTATCAGAGGTTTATTATCTTTCTGAATTAAAACCAATTAAAAATGCAAAACATAATTAA
- a CDS encoding ATP-binding cassette domain-containing protein yields the protein MSNKKEIILKVENLMQTFTTGEDFLFWKNKQKVNAVNNVSFEVEKNKTLGLVGESGCGKSTTLRSIMQLYTPTSGNIYFNGKNITKLSKKELLKTKKDMQMVFQDPHTSLDPRMTIKEIIAEPLEIYNENKILPKTKQEIEQRVNELTDIVGLHKSMLTRYPHEFSGGQRQRIGIARALALNPKLLLLDEAVSALDVSIRAQILNLLKTLQKEFNLSYLFISHDLAVVKYMSDKIAVMYLGVILELAPRETLFSNPIHPYTKMLIASIPEINPEKRKNKNIKLDEQTLANIRKIHLSTQVHPKLEEVEKDHFVSKYLFDEMNR from the coding sequence ATGAGCAATAAAAAAGAAATAATTCTTAAAGTAGAAAACTTAATGCAAACATTCACAACAGGAGAAGATTTTTTATTTTGGAAAAACAAGCAAAAAGTAAATGCGGTAAACAATGTTAGCTTTGAAGTTGAAAAAAATAAAACCTTGGGACTCGTAGGAGAATCTGGTTGCGGCAAATCTACCACCCTTCGCTCAATAATGCAGCTTTACACACCAACTTCTGGAAATATTTACTTTAACGGAAAAAACATAACTAAACTTTCAAAAAAAGAACTCTTAAAAACAAAAAAAGATATGCAAATGGTATTCCAAGATCCTCATACTTCGCTTGATCCAAGAATGACAATAAAGGAAATAATAGCAGAACCACTAGAAATATATAATGAAAATAAAATTCTTCCAAAAACAAAACAAGAAATAGAACAAAGGGTAAACGAACTAACAGATATTGTAGGATTACATAAAAGTATGTTAACCAGATATCCTCATGAATTTTCAGGAGGACAAAGACAAAGAATAGGAATTGCTAGAGCACTAGCTTTAAATCCTAAGCTTCTGCTTTTAGACGAAGCAGTTTCTGCGCTTGATGTATCAATCAGAGCTCAAATTTTAAATCTCTTAAAAACCCTGCAAAAAGAATTCAATTTGTCTTATTTATTTATTTCTCACGATCTTGCTGTAGTAAAATATATGAGTGATAAAATTGCTGTAATGTACCTTGGAGTTATCCTAGAACTTGCACCCAGAGAAACACTATTTTCAAACCCAATTCATCCATACACTAAGATGCTAATAGCATCAATTCCTGAAATCAACCCCGAAAAAAGAAAAAATAAAAATATAAAACTAGACGAACAAACTCTAGCAAACATTAGAAAAATTCATTTATCAACCCAAGTACACCCAAAACTAGAAGAAGTAGAAAAAGATCACTTTGTATCTAAGTACCTTTTTGATGAAATGAATAGGTAA
- a CDS encoding ABC transporter permease: MNSLEKQNEKNNSKLERRAWSRFKENKLAFGSLFVIGFYISIAILQPILPIYKYHTQIVEHSDLPPSFQAAGELWYNKEKKFIEKLAKKEKREINEEELKKLEDIKRKIENEVQIIDKKEVKIHKRVYLLGTDNLGRDLLARLIQGSQISLSVGFIGAFLSMIIGTILGSIAGFFGGLPDKIITKTIEILYVLPYLLIVIILMAIMERSIIGLFIALAFVSWLTVARVVRGQVQSLSSLEFIQAAKTLGATNQRIILKHLIPNSIGMIVIFTTIRVPSFIMAEAFLSFLGLGISAPMTSWGELVQNGIATFVEYPWKVFIPAIVMTIFLLFMNFLGDGLRDAFDPKDSI; encoded by the coding sequence ATGAATAGCCTTGAAAAACAAAATGAGAAAAACAATTCTAAACTCGAAAGAAGAGCTTGGTCAAGATTTAAAGAAAATAAACTCGCATTTGGCAGTCTTTTTGTTATTGGATTTTACATCTCAATTGCCATTCTACAGCCAATACTACCAATTTATAAATACCATACTCAAATAGTAGAACATTCTGATTTACCACCATCTTTCCAAGCTGCTGGAGAACTCTGGTATAACAAAGAAAAAAAATTTATTGAAAAATTAGCAAAAAAAGAAAAAAGAGAAATAAACGAAGAAGAATTAAAAAAACTCGAAGACATAAAAAGAAAAATAGAAAATGAAGTTCAAATAATAGATAAAAAGGAAGTAAAAATACATAAAAGAGTATATTTGCTAGGTACAGACAATCTTGGAAGAGATTTGCTTGCAAGATTAATACAAGGCAGCCAAATTTCTCTTTCTGTAGGATTCATTGGAGCTTTTTTGTCTATGATAATAGGGACTATCCTGGGATCAATAGCAGGATTTTTTGGGGGACTACCTGACAAAATAATAACTAAAACAATCGAAATTCTTTATGTATTGCCCTATTTGCTTATTGTAATAATACTAATGGCAATAATGGAAAGAAGTATAATAGGATTATTCATAGCACTTGCATTTGTATCGTGGTTAACAGTGGCTCGAGTTGTACGAGGCCAAGTACAATCACTATCAAGTTTAGAATTTATACAAGCAGCCAAAACACTAGGTGCAACAAATCAAAGAATAATCTTAAAACACTTAATCCCTAATAGCATTGGAATGATAGTTATATTCACAACAATAAGGGTTCCAAGCTTTATTATGGCTGAAGCATTTTTATCCTTTTTGGGACTTGGAATTTCAGCTCCAATGACAAGCTGGGGAGAATTAGTGCAAAATGGAATTGCTACATTTGTTGAATATCCATGGAAAGTTTTTATTCCAGCTATAGTTATGACAATATTTCTATTATTTATGAACTTTTTGGGTGATGGACTAAGGGATGCTTTTGATCCAAAAGACAGTATCTAA
- the eno gene encoding phosphopyruvate hydratase: protein MGFHIYEIKARQIIDSRGNPTVEADVILEDGTCGRAAVPSGASTGINEAVELRDGNKSVYMGKGVLKAIDNIKNIIAPELEGMSALNQVVIDRKMIELDGTPTKEKLGANAILAVSMATAKAAAKYLGLKLYQYLGAYKANILPTPMCNIINGGAHSDNSVDFQEFMIMPIGAKTFSEAIRMAAEVFHTLKGILSGKGYATSVGDEGGFAPNLKSNEEACEVIIEAIKKAGYEPGKDIAIALDPATSELYDPKTKKYVLKWSTKEALTSEQMVEYWAKWTEKYPIISIEDGMAEEDWDGWKKLTDKIGNKIQLVGDDLFVTNTSFLKKGIEMGVANSILIKVNQIGTLTETFEAVEMAKKAGYTAIVSHRSGETEDTTIADLVVALGTGQIKTGSLSRTDRIAKYNQLIRIEEELETTAEYQGKSVFYSIKQK from the coding sequence ATGGGTTTTCACATTTATGAAATCAAAGCCAGACAAATTATTGATTCTAGAGGGAATCCAACAGTTGAAGCTGATGTCATTTTAGAAGATGGAACTTGCGGAAGAGCTGCTGTACCATCAGGCGCATCAACAGGAATTAACGAGGCTGTTGAGCTTAGAGATGGTAATAAGTCTGTCTATATGGGGAAAGGGGTTTTAAAGGCAATTGACAATATAAAAAACATAATTGCCCCAGAACTTGAAGGTATGAGCGCCTTAAATCAAGTTGTAATCGACAGAAAAATGATTGAGCTTGATGGCACCCCTACAAAAGAAAAGCTCGGCGCTAATGCAATTTTAGCAGTTTCAATGGCTACAGCTAAAGCTGCTGCAAAGTACCTTGGACTTAAGCTTTATCAATATCTTGGAGCATACAAAGCCAACATTTTACCTACACCTATGTGTAATATTATTAATGGCGGCGCACACTCTGACAACTCTGTTGACTTTCAGGAGTTTATGATAATGCCAATAGGAGCAAAAACATTCAGCGAAGCAATAAGAATGGCAGCAGAAGTTTTTCATACACTAAAGGGAATTCTAAGTGGCAAAGGCTATGCAACTTCTGTTGGAGATGAAGGAGGATTTGCTCCAAACTTAAAATCAAATGAAGAAGCTTGTGAAGTGATTATAGAGGCAATAAAGAAGGCGGGATACGAGCCTGGAAAAGACATTGCAATAGCTCTTGATCCAGCAACATCTGAGCTTTACGATCCAAAAACAAAAAAATATGTACTTAAATGGTCAACAAAAGAAGCACTTACTTCCGAACAAATGGTTGAATATTGGGCAAAGTGGACAGAAAAATATCCAATTATTTCAATTGAAGATGGAATGGCTGAAGAAGATTGGGATGGATGGAAAAAACTTACAGACAAAATTGGGAACAAAATACAACTTGTTGGAGATGATTTGTTCGTAACAAATACCTCGTTTCTTAAAAAAGGAATTGAAATGGGAGTAGCTAATTCAATACTTATTAAGGTCAATCAAATTGGAACACTAACAGAAACATTTGAAGCCGTGGAAATGGCCAAAAAAGCAGGTTACACAGCAATAGTCTCCCACAGATCAGGAGAGACAGAAGATACAACAATAGCTGATCTTGTAGTGGCTCTTGGAACAGGACAAATCAAAACTGGGTCACTCTCAAGAACAGATAGAATAGCAAAATACAATCAGCTCATAAGAATAGAAGAAGAATTGGAAACAACTGCTGAATACCAAGGTAAAAGCGTCTTTTATTCTATTAAACAAAAATAA
- the gatB gene encoding Asp-tRNA(Asn)/Glu-tRNA(Gln) amidotransferase subunit GatB, translating into MEYKLVIGLEIHVQLGLKTKAFCGCKNEFGGVPNSRVCPICLGLPGSLPSVNVELINSAILAGHATNSKIRNVVKFDRKHYYYPDLPKGYQISQNDKPICEGGSLLIETPFGSKKIIIIRIHMEEDSGKSLHLLDSENQSYVDFNRSGAPLLEIVSAPDISSGDEAVAFLSSLREIFRYLDLSECNMENGSFRCDVNVNLIVKENGVEYKTPIAEIKNLNSFKSIKAAIEYEELRQQQEWVQFRKTLDSFGKHTRGFDDKSGVTVIQRNKETSSDYRYFQEPDLPLIEIDDSYIDNIKNLKLIELPFDARVRLKDQYGLSDFDVITLTADKHLLRYFEEAVINASDPKKVANWILSEVLSVLNDKGISILEFNLLPSYITELVEFIIAGKISGKMAKRIFSEMMTRKVPASVIVSENQLEQVSDKLVIKRIVLEVLDENPKSIELYKKGKDHAIKFMMGQIMKKSSGKINPILANEILLEILSNA; encoded by the coding sequence ATGGAATATAAATTAGTTATTGGATTAGAAATTCATGTTCAACTAGGTTTAAAAACGAAGGCTTTTTGTGGATGTAAGAATGAGTTTGGGGGAGTTCCCAACTCTCGTGTTTGTCCAATTTGCCTTGGACTTCCTGGCTCATTGCCAAGTGTGAATGTCGAGCTTATTAATAGTGCAATTTTAGCAGGGCATGCCACAAATTCAAAGATTAGAAATGTTGTTAAATTTGATAGAAAGCATTATTATTATCCAGATTTGCCAAAAGGATATCAAATCTCACAAAATGATAAACCGATTTGTGAGGGGGGAAGCTTATTGATTGAAACCCCTTTTGGTTCCAAAAAGATTATCATTATTAGAATTCATATGGAAGAAGATTCTGGCAAAAGTCTACATTTACTGGATAGTGAAAATCAAAGTTATGTTGATTTTAATCGTTCGGGTGCTCCTTTGCTTGAAATTGTTTCTGCTCCAGATATTAGTAGTGGGGACGAGGCAGTTGCTTTTCTAAGCTCTTTAAGAGAAATTTTTAGATACCTTGATTTGTCAGAATGTAATATGGAGAATGGTTCTTTTAGATGTGATGTAAATGTTAATTTAATTGTTAAAGAGAATGGTGTTGAGTATAAAACTCCTATAGCGGAGATAAAGAATTTAAATTCTTTTAAATCTATTAAAGCTGCCATTGAATATGAAGAATTAAGGCAGCAACAGGAGTGGGTTCAATTTAGAAAAACTCTTGATAGCTTTGGTAAGCATACCAGGGGATTTGATGATAAGAGTGGAGTAACAGTTATTCAAAGAAATAAAGAGACATCATCTGATTATCGATATTTTCAAGAACCCGATCTGCCTTTAATAGAGATTGATGATTCTTATATTGATAATATTAAAAATTTAAAGTTAATTGAACTTCCATTTGATGCAAGAGTTAGGCTTAAAGACCAATATGGGTTAAGCGATTTTGATGTTATTACTTTAACAGCGGATAAGCACCTGCTTAGATATTTTGAAGAGGCTGTGATTAATGCAAGCGATCCTAAAAAAGTGGCCAATTGGATATTGTCTGAAGTTTTAAGTGTTCTTAATGATAAAGGAATTAGTATTCTTGAATTTAATTTGCTTCCAAGCTATATTACAGAGCTTGTTGAGTTTATTATTGCTGGCAAAATAAGTGGCAAAATGGCAAAAAGAATATTTTCAGAGATGATGACTAGAAAAGTTCCTGCCTCTGTTATTGTAAGTGAAAATCAATTAGAGCAAGTAAGTGATAAGCTTGTTATTAAACGGATTGTGCTTGAAGTTTTAGATGAAAATCCCAAATCAATTGAACTTTACAAAAAAGGTAAAGATCATGCTATTAAATTTATGATGGGTCAAATAATGAAAAAATCTTCAGGGAAGATTAATCCTATACTTGCAAATGAAATTCTTTTAGAAATTTTATCAAATGCATGA
- the rpsI gene encoding 30S ribosomal protein S9 yields MKKSNFSNVNLSMGTGRRKSSVARVYIREGSGNIKINNRDFDSYIQLENLRTMALSPLVLTNTLGKYDLYINVYGGGISGQSGAIRHGISRALFGLDESNKMILRSNGFLTRDSRKVERKKFGQKKARKSFQFSKR; encoded by the coding sequence ATGAAAAAATCGAATTTTAGCAATGTCAATTTGTCAATGGGAACTGGTAGGAGGAAATCTTCTGTTGCTAGAGTTTACATTAGAGAGGGTAGTGGTAATATCAAAATAAATAATAGAGACTTTGACTCTTACATCCAACTTGAAAATTTAAGAACAATGGCTTTATCTCCTTTGGTTTTGACAAATACACTTGGAAAATATGATCTTTATATTAATGTTTATGGGGGAGGGATTTCGGGTCAATCAGGGGCAATAAGGCACGGCATTTCAAGAGCTCTTTTTGGACTTGATGAATCTAATAAGATGATTTTGAGATCTAATGGGTTTTTAACAAGAGATTCAAGAAAGGTTGAACGTAAAAAATTTGGGCAGAAAAAAGCACGGAAAAGTTTTCAATTTTCCAAAAGATAA
- a CDS encoding peptide ABC transporter substrate-binding protein: MKLQKSLFLIIFFLTFLCCNNKERTEGVSFKISLGAEPSSLDPQLADDNVASKMLDTMFRGLVTGDPNTGGNKPGLATGWDISPDGTVYTFNLREKITWSDGVAITAEGIRKSYLRILNKETGSKYVEMVKSTIKNGQKYFDGEVSDSELGIKAINEKTLEITLESPKPYFIDMLVHQSFIPVPIHVTEKYGQSWTNPENMVTSGPFKLKERVPNEKYVFEKNDKYYNSPEVELGEITFYTTNDNSTAYKMYENEELDAIFGSIPPDLIKDLKLRSDYYSSAVNAIYFYAFNTHIKPLDNVNIRKALTLAIDRETLTYKVLDNGTTPTRRATPNFSSYSYAKSLELFNPEIAKTLLAEAGYPNGNGFPILKLKYNTNESNKKICEFIQNQWKKNLNIDVELENEEWTTYLNTKANGNYEIARSGWIGDYADPLTFLNIFTQGYTQFSSHNYSNPEYNELIKKSDLELDPIKRQDILRQAEEIIIEKDFPIAPIYIYGNSYLFRNDKWTGWNTNILERFDLSQLKLKNK; this comes from the coding sequence ATGAAATTACAAAAGTCATTATTTTTAATAATATTTTTTCTAACTTTTCTTTGTTGCAATAACAAGGAAAGAACAGAAGGAGTATCATTTAAAATAAGCTTGGGAGCAGAGCCAAGCAGTCTTGACCCTCAATTAGCAGACGACAATGTCGCATCAAAAATGTTAGACACAATGTTTAGAGGGCTTGTTACAGGAGACCCTAATACAGGAGGAAATAAACCAGGACTTGCAACAGGGTGGGATATTTCTCCTGACGGAACAGTTTACACATTTAACCTAAGAGAAAAAATCACCTGGAGTGACGGAGTTGCAATCACCGCAGAAGGAATTAGAAAATCTTATCTTAGAATTTTAAATAAAGAAACTGGCTCAAAGTACGTTGAAATGGTTAAATCAACGATTAAAAATGGTCAAAAATATTTTGATGGAGAAGTGTCTGACTCTGAACTTGGAATTAAGGCAATTAACGAAAAAACATTGGAAATAACACTAGAATCACCAAAACCTTATTTTATTGACATGTTAGTACACCAATCATTCATTCCAGTACCAATTCATGTTACTGAAAAATACGGACAAAGCTGGACAAACCCTGAAAACATGGTCACAAGCGGTCCTTTTAAATTAAAAGAAAGAGTTCCCAACGAAAAATATGTCTTTGAAAAAAATGATAAATACTACAACTCACCTGAAGTAGAATTAGGTGAGATTACATTTTATACGACAAATGACAACTCAACAGCATATAAAATGTATGAAAATGAAGAACTAGATGCAATCTTTGGTTCCATACCGCCAGATCTAATCAAAGATCTAAAATTAAGAAGCGATTATTACTCATCAGCTGTTAATGCCATATACTTTTACGCATTTAATACGCACATCAAACCACTTGACAACGTTAACATTAGAAAAGCCTTAACTCTTGCTATTGACAGAGAAACGCTTACATACAAAGTTCTTGACAACGGAACCACCCCTACAAGAAGAGCAACTCCCAACTTTAGTTCATACTCTTATGCAAAAAGTTTAGAATTATTTAATCCCGAAATTGCAAAGACCCTTCTAGCTGAAGCCGGGTATCCTAATGGCAATGGATTTCCAATTTTAAAGTTAAAATACAATACAAATGAATCAAATAAAAAAATCTGTGAATTTATTCAAAACCAATGGAAAAAAAATTTAAATATTGATGTGGAACTTGAAAACGAAGAATGGACAACATACTTAAACACTAAAGCAAATGGGAATTATGAAATAGCAAGATCAGGATGGATAGGCGATTACGCTGATCCTTTGACATTTTTAAACATATTCACACAAGGATACACACAATTCTCATCACACAATTACTCAAACCCAGAATACAACGAGCTTATAAAAAAATCCGATCTTGAGCTTGATCCAATAAAAAGACAAGACATCTTAAGACAAGCAGAAGAGATAATTATTGAAAAAGATTTTCCAATAGCCCCAATATACATATATGGAAATAGTTACCTTTTCAGAAATGACAAATGGACAGGCTGGAATACCAATATTTTAGAAAGATTTGATTTATCTCAACTAAAATTAAAAAATAAATAA
- a CDS encoding ABC transporter ATP-binding protein, which translates to MEKENILEIKNLTVEFRLKHTTIHPVSNVNLSVKRGEIRAIVGESGSGKSVTSMAILKLLPELTTVYKSGEILFENQDLLKLSEKELLKIRGNKISMIFQDPMTSLNPFLRISTQLEETIILHQGLGKKEAKEKAIEMLKTVGVVNAEERIKHFPHQFSGGMRQRVMIAMALSCHPSLLIADEPTTALDVTIQEQILLLIKNLSKKFNTSTIFITHDLAVVAEICDTVSVMYQGKIVEEGTVEEIFNNPKHPYTIGLLKSILTLEHDPDKKLYSIKENPIKITKTSTEEL; encoded by the coding sequence ATGGAAAAAGAAAATATATTGGAAATAAAAAACCTAACAGTTGAATTTAGATTAAAACATACAACAATTCATCCCGTAAGTAATGTTAACCTATCTGTAAAAAGAGGAGAAATTAGAGCTATTGTTGGAGAATCTGGAAGTGGAAAATCCGTAACAAGTATGGCTATTTTAAAATTATTACCAGAACTTACAACAGTATATAAAAGTGGAGAAATACTATTTGAAAATCAAGACCTGCTAAAACTTAGCGAAAAAGAACTTTTAAAAATCAGAGGGAATAAAATATCAATGATATTTCAAGACCCAATGACTTCATTAAACCCATTTTTAAGAATATCAACCCAACTTGAAGAAACAATAATCTTGCACCAAGGATTAGGAAAAAAAGAAGCCAAAGAAAAAGCAATAGAAATGTTAAAAACTGTTGGCGTTGTAAATGCAGAAGAGAGAATAAAACATTTCCCACATCAATTTTCAGGAGGAATGAGGCAAAGAGTTATGATTGCCATGGCCCTTAGCTGTCATCCATCTTTACTAATAGCAGATGAGCCGACAACAGCCCTTGATGTTACCATCCAAGAGCAAATATTATTATTAATCAAAAACCTATCTAAGAAATTCAATACTTCTACCATATTTATAACTCACGATCTTGCGGTTGTTGCTGAAATTTGTGATACAGTATCTGTAATGTATCAAGGAAAAATTGTAGAAGAAGGAACAGTAGAGGAAATATTTAACAATCCTAAACATCCTTACACCATTGGACTTTTAAAATCAATTCTTACGCTAGAACACGATCCAGATAAAAAACTTTATTCAATAAAAGAAAACCCCATAAAAATCACAAAAACCAGTACCGAGGAGCTTTAA
- the rplM gene encoding 50S ribosomal protein L13 yields MNKITNNFTIWIKPKAVEKKWYVIDAADRILGKVAVDVVKILRGKHKAYYTPHQDLGDNVIVINASKVKLTGKKYQQKLYYRHSRYPGGLYSDTFRTLSERRPCAPLEIAIKGMLPKGPLGRGLFRNLKVFPGSEYTLKAQNPIKL; encoded by the coding sequence ATGAATAAAATAACCAATAATTTTACGATTTGGATCAAGCCAAAGGCTGTTGAGAAAAAATGGTATGTGATTGATGCAGCAGATAGAATTTTAGGTAAAGTTGCTGTGGATGTTGTTAAAATTTTAAGAGGCAAACATAAAGCTTATTATACTCCCCATCAAGATTTAGGTGATAATGTTATTGTTATTAATGCTTCTAAAGTTAAGCTAACGGGGAAAAAGTACCAACAAAAACTTTATTATAGGCATTCAAGATATCCGGGAGGTCTTTATTCTGACACTTTTAGAACATTGTCAGAGAGAAGGCCTTGTGCGCCCCTTGAGATTGCTATTAAAGGCATGTTACCAAAAGGTCCTTTGGGGCGTGGTCTTTTTAGAAATTTAAAAGTATTTCCTGGTTCAGAGTATACTCTTAAAGCTCAAAATCCTATAAAGCTGTAA
- a CDS encoding ABC transporter permease, with protein MLKFTLKKIIGIIPTLLVIIFLCFFVMRMAPGSPFDSEKPIDPQVKARLMEKYHLDKPFYIQAFYYISNALKGDLGPSLKKKDLTVNQYIKLGFPKSLTLGVISLIISLSIGIPIGILAAIYKNTYVDYIITSIAILGISIPLFVIGPILQYFFAIKWGLVYTSGWITERGGFSNLILPIITLSMPNIAIFARIIRGSMLEIIQSDFIRTARAKGLSFKKIVIKHMLRGAMLPVVSYIGPAFAAIISGSVVIEKIFRIAGMGMFITESALNRDYPVLMGGLLVYSIILLISILISDIIYKMLDPRV; from the coding sequence ATGTTAAAGTTTACTTTAAAAAAAATAATAGGAATAATACCAACTTTGCTGGTAATAATTTTTTTATGCTTTTTTGTAATGAGAATGGCTCCTGGAAGTCCATTTGATTCTGAAAAACCTATTGATCCTCAAGTAAAAGCAAGATTAATGGAAAAATATCACCTTGACAAACCTTTTTATATTCAAGCTTTTTATTACATTTCAAATGCCCTCAAAGGAGACTTAGGACCTTCTTTGAAAAAGAAAGACCTTACAGTTAATCAATACATAAAATTGGGATTCCCAAAATCACTTACACTAGGAGTAATATCCCTTATTATATCACTATCAATAGGAATACCAATAGGTATATTAGCTGCTATTTATAAAAATACTTATGTGGATTATATAATAACATCAATAGCAATATTAGGGATTTCAATACCACTATTCGTAATAGGGCCAATTTTGCAATACTTTTTTGCAATTAAATGGGGTTTGGTTTACACCTCTGGATGGATTACAGAAAGAGGGGGATTTTCAAATTTAATTCTACCCATAATAACTCTTAGTATGCCTAATATAGCTATTTTCGCAAGAATAATCAGAGGATCAATGCTAGAAATAATACAGAGCGACTTTATAAGAACTGCACGTGCAAAAGGGCTAAGCTTCAAAAAGATAGTTATAAAGCACATGCTAAGAGGAGCAATGTTGCCCGTAGTAAGCTACATAGGCCCAGCATTTGCTGCCATAATATCTGGAAGCGTAGTTATTGAAAAAATATTTAGAATTGCCGGAATGGGAATGTTTATAACAGAATCCGCACTAAACAGAGATTACCCAGTATTAATGGGAGGATTGTTAGTATATTCAATAATACTACTTATTTCTATATTAATATCAGATATTATATATAAAATGTTAGATCCAAGAGTATAA